The following coding sequences lie in one Saccharopolyspora hordei genomic window:
- a CDS encoding TIGR03619 family F420-dependent LLM class oxidoreductase has translation MRLGLTLPQFGPFSDPTLVPTVAAEAEALGFESLWTGERVHAATDPITPYPGGTMPEEFRSALDPLLVLTLAAHATTRPLLGTSTLSAPLHAPVHLARSLAGIDRLSGGRLIAGFGLSWSRDEYDAVAVPWRERGARLDETLDVLAALWSDDPVQHRGRFWTVTPGTFQPKPAQSHVPIYLGGVSPAAFRRIGRRADGWLGVAMPVPALRDVLASIAEQARQAGRGPIATAVRINAKLQATATDTPGTGPVEQLADHLHELAELGVEDAFVDLQFSTSTPAELLDTAARIRTAFQP, from the coding sequence ATGCGACTGGGACTGACGCTGCCGCAGTTCGGCCCGTTCTCCGACCCGACCCTGGTGCCCACGGTGGCCGCCGAAGCCGAAGCGCTCGGCTTCGAGAGCCTCTGGACGGGCGAGCGCGTGCACGCCGCGACCGACCCGATCACCCCGTACCCGGGTGGCACCATGCCCGAGGAGTTCCGCAGCGCGCTCGACCCGCTGCTGGTGCTGACGCTCGCGGCGCACGCCACCACCCGCCCGCTGCTGGGCACCAGCACGCTGAGCGCCCCGCTGCACGCCCCGGTCCACCTGGCCCGCAGCCTCGCCGGGATCGACCGGCTCAGCGGTGGACGGCTCATCGCCGGGTTCGGGCTGAGCTGGTCGCGCGACGAGTACGACGCGGTCGCGGTGCCGTGGCGGGAGCGCGGGGCGCGGCTGGACGAGACGCTGGACGTGCTGGCGGCCCTCTGGTCTGACGACCCGGTGCAGCACCGCGGCCGGTTCTGGACCGTCACCCCCGGCACGTTCCAGCCCAAGCCCGCCCAGTCACACGTGCCGATCTACCTGGGCGGGGTGTCGCCGGCCGCGTTCCGCCGCATCGGCCGCCGCGCGGACGGCTGGCTGGGGGTGGCGATGCCGGTGCCTGCGCTGCGGGACGTGCTGGCGAGCATCGCCGAGCAGGCCCGGCAGGCCGGGCGCGGCCCGATCGCCACCGCCGTGCGCATCAACGCCAAGCTCCAGGCCACCGCGACCGACACCCCGGGCACCGGCCCGGTCGAGCAGCTCGCGGACCACCTGCACGAGCTCGCCGAGCTGGGCGTCGAGGACGCCTTCGTCGACCTGCAGTTCAGCACCTCCACCCCGGCCGAGCTGCTGGACACCGCCGCGCGCATCCGCACCGCCTTCCAGCCCTGA
- a CDS encoding HAD family hydrolase: MGSGDATRPARAVVFDYGGVLTTPSRVALRGWMEQEGVLPETFSAALKEWLSRSAPPGTPIHRLETGEISAEEFNRTLAQRLRTRDGGPVAPEGLLQRMFARLDSEPAMLDLVRALRQRGVRTALLSNSWGNEYPWDVLDGLFEVTVVSADVRLRKPDPRIYRLVLDRLGLPAEQVVFVDDGAPNVDAAEQLGMRAVLHTDPADTRARIAELTATPVDVEPPIAPDGAAGAAPRGKETR, from the coding sequence ATGGGTTCCGGTGACGCAACCCGCCCGGCGCGGGCGGTCGTCTTCGACTACGGCGGAGTGCTGACCACCCCCAGCCGCGTCGCCCTGCGCGGGTGGATGGAGCAGGAGGGCGTCCTCCCGGAGACCTTCTCCGCCGCGCTCAAGGAGTGGCTGTCGCGCAGCGCCCCGCCCGGCACCCCGATCCACCGGCTGGAGACCGGTGAGATCAGCGCCGAGGAGTTCAACCGCACCCTCGCGCAGCGGCTGCGCACCCGCGACGGCGGCCCGGTCGCGCCGGAGGGACTGCTGCAGCGCATGTTCGCGCGGTTGGACAGCGAACCGGCCATGCTCGACCTGGTGCGCGCCCTGCGGCAGCGGGGCGTGCGCACCGCGCTGCTGTCCAACAGCTGGGGCAACGAGTACCCGTGGGACGTGCTCGACGGGCTGTTCGAGGTCACCGTCGTCTCCGCGGACGTCCGGCTGCGCAAACCCGACCCGCGGATCTACCGCCTGGTGCTCGACCGCCTCGGCCTGCCCGCGGAGCAGGTGGTGTTCGTCGACGACGGCGCCCCCAACGTCGACGCCGCCGAGCAGCTGGGCATGCGCGCGGTGCTGCACACCGACCCGGCGGACACCCGCGCCCGGATCGCCGAGCTCACCGCGACACCCGTGGACGTCGAACCCCCGATCGCACCGGACGGCGCAGCAGGAGCCGCCCCGCGAGGCAAGGAGACCCGATGA